The genome window ACAAACCCCAGATAACCGCTCGGGACAGAGAGCAGTTAGCGGTCGAACTCGGTGCCGATACGTCGGTGACCGATAGCACGCTGACACTCACTGAACTCCGGGATACGGTCGGCGCAGAGACAGATCCAGCGTTCGCTTCGATGGGTAAGGCCATCCGCGCTGATCTGCGAGGGCAGTTAGATGCCGATCGTATCCAGGCTGGACTATCGGGGCTGGAAGCGCAACTCGCGCGTGCCTCGGAGGTACGCGCAGTGGGTATCCCCGAACGATTCGGACCTGGCGACGCTGGCGTCCAAAAACTCTACCGCGAACTCATCGATCCGGTCTGGGGGACATACGACCACCTCGTGGACGTCGGGTTCTTCGAGAGCCTCTCGGATAACCTCCCGGCGTTTACACCAGAACACATCGATCGTACCGCCCGCGGGTTAGTCACGGCGGATCTGTTGACGGCCGGACTGGTCGACTGTGGATTCGACGAGCGTGAGCGCACGGCGTTGATGATGGACGTGGTCAACAACGACACACGTCTCTCTCGGTGGGTCCCGACGCAGGACATCCCGGAGGGAGTCGAGTTCGACGTGGATTACGTCCCGCCACTGTACCATCGAGCGATCGGCGGAGGGTTACTCTGGATCAAATCTCTCGACCGACACCTGGTACAGAAGCGGATCCTTCTCACCGAGGACATCCTCGATGACGCCTTCTGGCGAGCGAAGGCGATACTCGGGGGGGCCGACTCGTTCCTGCGCGCCGTCAACGACGTGGCCGCCGACGGATCCGAGTTGACCGACGAACAGTTGATCGCCGGCGTGAGCGGTGGTGCGGCCATCGCAATCGTCAACCAGGAGGAACTGATGCGGGAAGCGTACTGGATAACCGAGGAGAAACGCGCGCCGAGCAAAGCGAGATAGCACACGACAATACCAATCAACAGATCCAACCATGGCAACAGGAGAACGAGACAACGAGGCAGTCAGGGCCGCGAGCGAGACCATCGTCGAAGAGACCGAACTCGGGTACCAGGTATTCAACGCACCGGACGAACCGGTCCTCGACCAGCACGATACCGATCGCATCCCCCGGTTCGACGTCACCCAGGAGATGCTGACCGAGGGCGGCGACGACCCCACAAACTGGTTGATGTTCGGGAACAACTACGAGGCACATCGTCACACCACCGCCGACGTCATCACCAAGGACAACGTCGACCGACTCGAATTAGAGTACGAGATGGAGGTGGGTGCCAACTCCAGCATGGAGGGCTCACCGATCATCGTTCCCGGTGATCCACCGGTGATGTACCAGGCCAACGGGCCGAGCCACGTGAAGGCGATTGACGCCCGCGAGGGGGAGATCCTCTGGGCGTACACCTATCCTGCTCCGGAGGACGCGGTGCTCTGCTGTGACGACAACAACCGCGGCGTCGCCGTCTGGAAGGACAAGGTCTACATGACTTCCCTCGACTCCGGCGTGCAGGCGCTCGACCGCTACACCGGCGAGGAGGTGTGGTACGTCTCGACGGCGGATTACAAGGAGGGATACTCCGCGACGTGGGCACCCATCATTTACGACGGAATCCTGTTCACCGGTAGTGCGGGTGGGGAGTACGGCGTTCGGGGGTTCCACTGCGCCATCGACGCCGAGACCGGCGAAGAACTCTGGCGACTCGAAACGTGTCCGGAGGAGGAGTACGTCGGTGACAGTATCAAGCAGTCCGGCGGGACGAACTGGATGACTCCGACACTCGATACCGAGCGCGAACTCCTGTACTTCAACGTCGGTAATCCGAGTCCGGACTTCAACGGGACGGTCCGACCGGGACCGAATCGGAACACCTGCTCGACACTCTGCGTCGACCCCAGGTCGGGCGAGATCCTGTGGGCGCACCAGGAGTCCGCCCACGACATCTGGGACTACGACTCCGCAAATATGCGGATGCTCATCCGGGACGTGGAGATCGACCACCTAGACTATCGGGGTGACATCGTCTACAACGCCGGAAAGACTTCCTGGACGTACACGATGGATCCAGACAGTGGCGATCTGCTGATCCGTGGTGAGCCACTCACCCAACAGATCAACTTCATGCGGCTCGTTCCGCACGTCGAGGAAGAGCGCGAGTACGTGATGCTCCCCGGCCTGCTCGGCGGTGTCGACTGGCAGCCCGCCTCGTACTGTCCGGAAACCGGCCTCTGTTACCACAAGGTCCTCAACACCCCCCATTCAGTGAAGTGGCAGAACGAGGAATACAGACCCGGTGAGAAGTTCTGGGGCGGCGTCGTCGACGTCGAACCGGACGAGGAGGACATCCCGGAGGAATACAACGGGCACATCAGCTGTATCGCGGCGGTCGATCCCACGACGGGACGGGTCAAATGGCGCGACTGGATCGACAGTGACCGCTATCTGTGGGGCGGAACCATGTCCACCGCCACGGGACTTCTGTTCGCCGGTACACAGAACGGCGACCTGATCGCCTACGACGGCGAAACCGGCGACCGCCTCTGGGAGTTCGACCTCTCCGATAAGGCGATCGCCGGAGATCCGGTCAGCTGGTACGATCCCGAGACCGAGAAGCAGTACGTCGCCATCCAAATCGGTGGTAGCGGGTTCGTCGGTCGGGGACCGCGCGGCGACCGGCTCGCGGTCTTCTCGCTGAAGAAGTAGGCGAGCGTACCCTCCCGTTTCGACCGGCCGGCCGCACGCCACGAGTGAGCACACAAGAGTACCATGACCCCAAAAGATATCAGCGCGATCGGCAATCTGGAGCGGGCAGTTCGCGATGAACCGACGATCCTTCACAGCGCGCGAGATCAAATCGAACGGCAACTGACCGGCGACGATCCATCCCAGCAACTGGACGCCGGACGGGCGCTCCGGGCCGCGGCCGAACACGACCCCCAACTCGTCGAACCGTACCTCGGCCCTCTCGTCGGACTCCTCGATACGGAGCACGGCTCGCTCCAGCTCTCGGGTGCGATCGGTGTCGCGGAACTCGCCACGCTCGACCCTGAACATCCGGAGATCGTCGACGCAGTACCGCGACTCATCGAGGTTCTAGACGAGACGGTCGCGCCGACCGTCGAAGAGGCGACTCTCCGGGCACTGACGTGAATTTCGAGCGCAAGCCTCGCCCTTCAGGGCGGGGTCAAGCGGTAGGCCCGGCCGGACAGTCCACCGACGATGGCAGGGCCGGGGGTCGACCGGAACACTTACCGCCCATGCTAACTATAGTATACACGCATGGTGAACAGCACCCGTCACGCTGTCTACGAACTCTACTAC of Halomarina pelagica contains these proteins:
- a CDS encoding pyrroloquinoline quinone-dependent dehydrogenase, which gives rise to MATGERDNEAVRAASETIVEETELGYQVFNAPDEPVLDQHDTDRIPRFDVTQEMLTEGGDDPTNWLMFGNNYEAHRHTTADVITKDNVDRLELEYEMEVGANSSMEGSPIIVPGDPPVMYQANGPSHVKAIDAREGEILWAYTYPAPEDAVLCCDDNNRGVAVWKDKVYMTSLDSGVQALDRYTGEEVWYVSTADYKEGYSATWAPIIYDGILFTGSAGGEYGVRGFHCAIDAETGEELWRLETCPEEEYVGDSIKQSGGTNWMTPTLDTERELLYFNVGNPSPDFNGTVRPGPNRNTCSTLCVDPRSGEILWAHQESAHDIWDYDSANMRMLIRDVEIDHLDYRGDIVYNAGKTSWTYTMDPDSGDLLIRGEPLTQQINFMRLVPHVEEEREYVMLPGLLGGVDWQPASYCPETGLCYHKVLNTPHSVKWQNEEYRPGEKFWGGVVDVEPDEEDIPEEYNGHISCIAAVDPTTGRVKWRDWIDSDRYLWGGTMSTATGLLFAGTQNGDLIAYDGETGDRLWEFDLSDKAIAGDPVSWYDPETEKQYVAIQIGGSGFVGRGPRGDRLAVFSLKK